In Henningerozyma blattae CBS 6284 chromosome 6, complete genome, the following are encoded in one genomic region:
- the ALE2 gene encoding Ale2p (similar to Saccharomyces cerevisiae YPR114W; ancestral locus Anc_3.437): MNKLAWFIDYLVNLPETQIIKKFVVDPLRESNIVESTAILNNLHSIVYISLFYHLCFVIGTYIIFPPMVSYFNRPKGKGRKNLAAQSSVHLVSFIQSIVVLYLSINFIKDPEQNNSTIYPSAEARIMDSHRNTEIICIYALGYFIWDAYISFCYSGLPFVLHGVVSTIVYFIGLRPYLQFYAPVFLIFELSNPALNIRWFMNKYIPKDTSKLIKWTRIANSLLLLITFFIGRIVWGWYQIGALCWDFYQVRNHPNFKPIDTYIIVGGNLILDVLNAIWFSSMVTVAYKVISGKQVKRK; this comes from the coding sequence atgaacaaGTTGGCTTGGTTTATCGATTATTTGGTCAATCTTCCAGAAactcaaattattaaaaaatttgttgtTGATCCATTGCGTGAAAGTAACATTGTAGAATCGACTgctattttgaataatttgcATTCGATCgtttatatttcattattttatcatttatgTTTTGTAATCGGtacatatataattttcCCTCCTATGGTCAGCTACTTTAACAGACCAAAGGGTAAAGGGAGAAAAAACCTGGCTGCCCAATCTTCAGTTCATTTAGtttcatttattcaaaGTATTGTTGTTTTATACCTATCAATAAACTTTATAAAGGATCCGGAACAAAATAACTCTACAATTTATCCTAGTGCTGAAGCTCGTATTATGGATAGTCATAGAAATACAGAAATTATTTGCATTTATGCCCTGGGCTATTTCATATGGGATGCGTACATTTCGTTTTGTTATAGTGGGTTGCCTTTTGTATTGCATGGTGTTGTATCAACAATTGTTTATTTCATTGGATTAAGGCCATATCTGCAATTCTATGCTCCAGTgtttttgatatttgaattatcaaatcCTGCCTTGAATATCCGTTGGTttatgaataaatatattccaaAGGATACTAGCAAGCTCATCAAATGGACTCGTATTGCTAAtagtttattattgttgattACTTTTTTCATTGGCCGAATTGTTTGGGGCTGGTATCAAATTGGTGCTCTTTGTTGGGATTTCTATCAAGTTAGAAATCATCCAAACTTCAAACCAATTGATACATATATCATTGTAGGAGGTAATTTGATATTAGATGTATTAAATGCTATTTGGTTCAGTTCTATGGTGACCGTAGCTTATAAAGTTATATCCGGAAAACAAGTGAAAAGAAAGTGA
- the RRP46 gene encoding exosome non-catalytic core subunit RRP46 (similar to Saccharomyces cerevisiae RRP46 (YGR095C); ancestral locus Anc_3.434), which translates to MSFLEAKIGILSHVDGSSQLTSQSTNVICGVTGPIEPKPRQELPNELALEIIVRPATGVSNTREKLLEDRLRGVLTPIINRNLYPRQLCQITCQILDSGESDEYFSQKELACCINSSFLALIDAGIALNSTVASIVLAIMNDAEETIVTNPTNEQLLESKSVHILALEIVNESKLIKNVLLLDSLGDFTETQLFKILEIGEKSCVDISISLRKIIQDRVEQSIIR; encoded by the coding sequence ATGTCTTTTTTAGAAGCGAAAATTGGTATCTTATCCCATGTCGATGGTTCTTCTCAGCTAACTTCTCAATCAACTAACGTCATCTGCGGTGTCACTGGCCCAATTGAGCCAAAGCCAAGACAAGAACTACCAAATGAATTAGCTTTAGAAATTATTGTTCGTCCTGCTACTGGGGTTTCAAATAcaagagaaaaattattagaagataGGCTTCGTGGTGTTCTGACTCCAATTATCAATAGAAATTTATATCCAAGACAGTTATGCCAAATCACATGTCAAATATTAGATTCTGGTGAAAGtgatgaatattttagCCAAAAAGAATTAGCATGCTGtattaattcatctttCTTAGCTCTTATAGATGCAGGGATCGCGTTGAATTCTACAGTTGCAAGTATTGTATTAGCAATAATGAATGATGCTGAAGAAACTATTGTAACAAATCCTACTAATGAGCAATTATTAGAATCCAAATCAGTTCATATATTAGCCTTAGAAATTGTCAAcgaatcaaaattaattaaaaatgtctTATTATTGGATAGTTTGGGTGATTTCACTGAAACCCAATTGTTCAAAATTCTCGAAATTGGTGAGAAAAGTTGTGTAGATATTTCTATTagtttaagaaaaataattcaagaCAGAGTAGAACAATCAATTATAcgataa
- the PIS1 gene encoding CDP-diacylglycerol--inositol 3-phosphatidyltransferase (similar to Saccharomyces cerevisiae PIS1 (YPR113W); ancestral locus Anc_3.436) — protein MSTTTNQPIKHVPITSRDILWYIPNKIGYSRVILAIISFITMPISVEITWFAYTASCLLDAVDGTMARKYNQTSRLGAVLDMVTDRSTTAGLICFLCKVWPSMCVPLQVLLGIDISSHYMHMYATLSAGENSHKNVSAESSKLLHLYYTNRKFLFIICFLHEMWYCALYLMAFRRYYTIGYVCLIISTPGFIFKQVTNIIQLIRAALILADEDAAEVNKCTNKGE, from the coding sequence ATGAGTACCACTACCAACCAACCAATCAAGCATGTCCCTATCACCTCCCGTGATATTTTATGGTACATTCCAAATAAAATCGGTTATTCAAGAGTTATTTTAGCCATTATCTCTTTTATAACTATGCCAATTTCTGTGGAGATTACCTGGTTCGCTTATACCGCTTCCTGTCTTCTAGATGCTGTGGATGGAACAATGGCACGTAAATATAACCAAACTAGTCGTCTTGGTGCAGTTCTAGATATGGTTACTGATCGTTCCACAACCGCTGGTTTAATCTGTTTTTTGTGTAAAGTCTGGCCATCTATGTGTGTTCCATTACAAGTCTTATTGGGTATCGACATTTCCAGTCATTATATGCACATGTATGCAACATTAAGTGCAGGTGAGAATTCTCATAAGAATGTCTCAGCCGAAAGCAGTAAACTTTTACATCTTTATTACACCAACAGAAAATTCTTATTCATCATTTGTTTCTTACATGAAATGTGGTACTGTGCTTTGTACTTGATGGCCTTTCGCCGTTATTACACAATTGGTTACGTATGTTTAATTATTAGTACTCCAGGTTTCATTTTCAAGCAAGTCACcaatataattcaattgattagAGCTGCGTTAATCTTAGCTGATGAAGATGCTGCAGAGGTAAATAAGTGTACCAATAAGGGAGAATAG